One genomic window of Calditerrivibrio sp. includes the following:
- a CDS encoding Na+/H+ antiporter subunit E, with product MIRYLVTGVVMLAFWVLLSGEFSTMIITLAIISAIIVSWLTADLFFPDNKINLKLIYKIFSYVPWLVWEIILANIQVLKILIKPKLDIDPSMVEFVPKVKSDIGITLLANSITLTPGTVTIFAEKDRFFVHALTPEFADGLKDSEMERRILEIESCL from the coding sequence GTGATTAGATATCTGGTGACTGGTGTAGTGATGTTGGCTTTTTGGGTGTTGCTTTCTGGAGAGTTTTCCACTATGATAATCACACTTGCTATTATCTCCGCTATAATTGTTTCCTGGTTAACAGCGGATCTCTTTTTCCCTGATAATAAGATAAATCTCAAGTTGATCTACAAGATATTTTCGTATGTCCCTTGGCTTGTTTGGGAAATAATATTAGCCAATATACAGGTTCTTAAAATACTCATAAAACCCAAGTTGGATATAGACCCCAGTATGGTGGAATTTGTTCCAAAAGTTAAATCTGATATCGGTATTACGCTTCTAGCCAATTCAATAACACTTACTCCTGGGACTGTAACAATATTTGCTGAAAAAGATAGATTTTTTGTGCATGCTCTTACTCCAGAATTTGCAGATGGGCTTAAGGATAGTGAGATGGAAAGGCGAATACTTGAGATAGAAAGCTGCTTATGA